Genomic DNA from Calonectris borealis chromosome 4, bCalBor7.hap1.2, whole genome shotgun sequence:
CTTTTTAGGTGAGGTGTCCCGGACATCCAGAGGAGCAGAGTGGGAGATTTCTCAGGTCCCAGATTAATGTGGAGAGGTGCTGTATTATTAACGAAACTTTCTTTCCCACTCTTTTGTTCAAGCAttggaaatattttgaagttaCACAAAACATATTCAAATACAATTGCTTCCCACCTTAGAAAGAGAATTATGTTATAGTTGTCCACTGAGACCTGGATCTCAGAAGAGatttctattctgttttcttctgtgttgggAACTTGTGGCTCTTCTGTGAAGTTGATGTAATTAACTGATTTGGTTTCTGGGGATAACTTTCCTAATATTTGTGAGCCATTAAGAGGCCCTTTTGTTGGAGACCCTGTAGTAAGCTACTGGGAACGTGAAACACAAACTTACCAGTTTGAATtgccaatactttttttttttacttgtaaaaCTATCTTAAAGCGCATTTCcagagctgaaagagaaaaaagtaaaatagcgGGAAATAAACATGACTTTTAGAATACCTTTACACATCATAATGAAACAGCAAAAACATCACAGACTTGTTTGCAAGCCACTTTGGTGTTCTGCTGTTAAACTGAAAACAGTCTCTCATATTCTTGTGATGTCTGCTGCTGTTGGTCTACTGCATGGAAGCTATATGGAAGAATGTTGTCATAGGAAAGAAACTACATCCATGTGTTTAGAGGAGAAGAGCGAGGTGGAAGAAGGTGTGTACAGCGCCAAGTGGGCTGCCGTTGTCTGCAGACATGAGTTACAGTATCCTCTGGTCAGATAAGCATGGAAGTTTGGTCAAGGAGATGCTGACACATTTTATTAGCTTGAAATGTGTAATTCTGGCTTTCTACTGGCTGCCTTCTGCAGTTTAAGCACTGACAATAAACTGCCCAACCTGCATTTCATAGTGAAACAGTCTAGTCAGGAACCCTGTAATAAGATGCAGAGTTGAGGCTAATGAGCTGTATAGAACAGATAAAATAAATCCAGCTCTTAGGGTCATTTGACAAGGGGATTATTGTTACTCCTGAAAATGGGGCTTTGGATGGGAAATGGGATTCTTGTTATTTATTGTCACTCACTatttcaggctttaaaaaaatcattttaatgagAAGTTTTaggagatgggaagagctgtGTCATTAGCATAGGCTGCATAGagtcagttattttatttttcttatagtgATTATGGCTAGAAGGTCATGCACTTCATTGCATATATAAATTGAGCTGTTCACAGGGCCAGACCATTGTTCTCCATTCCAATGCACTGTCACCATCTCTACATTTTAGAGTAAGCTTGTTCTTCCTGCAAAATATGCAAATGCTCTTCCCAATTCATTAAAATTGggcaggcttttttttaattctcaccacTGGAGGCATGAGCAggcaaggaaagaggaagagatgggGACCCTACCTCAACAGGGTAACTTCTATATTTTTACATCATTGGGATATTCCAATACCTTGTCactggcagccccttctctggcTAGCAGTTTGCCCTTTGAGTGGAGTCCCAGGCATGAGGTGGCATTTATCAGCTGTGTGCCTTATGGGGGGTTGCAGTGTCTGTCTTTTAAATTGCTACATTAATGAAATTgagctttctcattttcttgaTTTCCAcacccccccttccctctccatctcctcccctgTAATGAGTAAAGTTCTGAACAGGCGGAGACGGATATTCAGCCTGATGGGAGGATGAGTGATAGTCCCAGCTTGGGGATCGAGGTACGGTAACTGGCTTCAGACAAGATTTAGCATGACCACGGAACACAGGCGTGGAAGAACCTCTTGTAGTCCATTTCCTGCCCTAAGGGCAGTATCAGGGAAATTTATGTCATCCTTGACAAGTGGTTGTGCAGTTGATTATTGATTGTTTCGGCATTTAGTATAGTATCTTATACTTGCCTGTATTGAGGAGTGCTCTTATTTTTTCCAGACGTCCAGCTTCTCACAGTTATGTTGAATTCTAGACCCATCTTCTAGCTTGCTTCCTTTCCAGctaagcaaaataatttctgaatttatgtgtgcatgtgttctATCCTCTTATATAGGTCACTGTGGAAGAtgttgcattttcagttttattcttaGTCTATAATATTTGCACTTGGCTGTGCTGCTACTTTCTGAAAAGTGAATGTTTTATTTGAATATAAAGCTAATTTTGTTGACAGGCTGGCTATCAAATCACTCAGCAAAGAGTTCCTATTGCGGTGAATGGAAGTCTGTCATACAGTCTCTGCATAGACAACAAAATGAGCCAGATGGTGACCAAAACTGTGAGGATTAAACAAATTCAGTTGGAGCAAGACAGTGGAAAGAGTCTCCATGATGACACAAGGAGCCAGACTCTCGTTGACTTGAATAGGGCTGGTAGGCTTGgattgttttcctatttttctcctcctttctgtctAAGATGAGTCTTTAAAGGTAAATGGGTGACAGGGAAcaggtgaaaaataaaaccagcctgATGTCTCtctccttgaaaataaaaattcatcaaAATGACTGTTACACTTGAAGCAAGGGAATACTTGAATTTTTTAATGGCCAGTGGACCTTTCCCATTGCTGTTCGTTGATGGCAATTGGCAATAGCAAGTTAGAAATCTGTTGGCTCCAGTTTGCTCAAAACTGTATGTGTCAGTCACAGACAGCCACTCAGCTATTTAAGCTCTTGCCGCTATTTGCAttgttgttaaaaaacaaaaaccaaaaacaaacaaaaaaacctgcagacCTAGTGAATCAGGTTTTTGTATAGAAGGAGCAGCTGTTGGAATTTGTCAGTGCATGAGTCagacatttcttttaattattagctttgaaaaaaatgtagattttctCTTTAAACCTTGAAATTGTAAACGGAATGAACCAAATTAGCACACAACATGGGCAGCAACCTGGACGGCCCAGCCTAACCGGGACGCAGTGCTCCGGTGTCCACTGAAGTTAAGAGCTGTGCTCATATTCTTTGAAAGCTGAATCCTGAAGCTAAAAAACTAAACTACATCTGTTCACAGTTCTGTCTGTTCCAAAATTAGTTTAAGATAAATAAATTTGAGTCTGGAATCAGATTGGCTTTAAATGGGAGTTCTcccagagaaaggcagaagaggaaTGCGTCCTTGTGATCTGCATGTCATCAAAGGGTGGAGGATTGTCTGCCGTTTGTccgtttctttaaaaaaataggaggaaaaggtTTTCATGGCATTCTGCAACCAGGTCCATAGTGACAGTTACTAAATAATACatgggggtttatttttttttaaaaaaagcgcTTTCATGTGTTTAGCCAGTTGCACTCTAATACGCCGAGATCAAAAGCTATTGTTGAAAATCTCCTGTCTCTTTCCCTGGTAGGAGTCGGCCTCATGGAGGTTGTCATGGAGCCTGATATGTGCTGTGGGGaagaggcagctgcagcagtCAGAGAGCTTCAGCTCATTCTTCAGACTCTTGGGAGCAGCCAGGCAGTCATGGCAGGTACAGGAGGGGGAAGGGCACGTTCCCTTGTCACCAGTAATTCTCTGCATTTCCAGGAGTTTTGCAGCTTCTGGTTATTTTGCTCTGTGATTGCTTATAACGCATAGTCTTTTCTAGCTGTTGTTTTTACAATCCTCAGAGCCTGTCCTAATGTCTGCCATGCTTCAGGTGTCCTTATGGGCCTGCCTTTGTCTGCAGAGCTTTGCAGTGCTAGATTTTATATGGCCTCACACAATAATTTTACAGGATAAACCTAGGCAGGAAGAAATGTCCCCAGGGTTCTTGTGGTGTTTCTCCCTGTCTGTCCTCATCTTGCTTGCACAGCACTGCAGCACAGAAGATCTGTAGTAAGGATTAGTTGTAGAATATGGAAGTTATGGGTCAAAGTAGTGTGAGCATGGATCATCTTGTAAGTTGCGTGTCAAGTCTCAGCTAGTCATAAAATGGATGTAGGCGGTAAACTTGTGCTGATGTCATGGGTGAGATGGAGTAAACGACAGCGCATAGCAGATATGGGTGCCGGGGTTAATTTAAGAACCAATGAGATTACGGCTTTTACCCTACTTGATCATTTCACACACTcactctgtccctccctcccctccagcatTATGTTCACTAGGTCTCAAATTCTCTTCCCACTAGGGAGATCACTGCTGGTCTGGGGAGGTGGGCCAGAAAATTGTGTTTGTTCGTGCTGTGCAGCAGTCTTGCAGATACCAGTCTCAGATGTTAGAGGCCAGGGTACCTAGGCATCCCCTGACATTTGTCTCCATGTATCTCGCTGATCTTTGGAATCCTGGATCCCCTCCAGGATCTCTCTAGCCAAGATTGCTACTATCTTTCTAAGACCACTTCCTCTTTTGGGAACACCTGCTTTTGgcatcagcttttctttctggaaCCCTAAGGCCCCAATTTTCGCAATAGGTGATGTGCAGAAGCACAGCGTGTGATCAACCTCCTAACTGATCATTCTGTCTCATGTCTCTTTTAATTGGAGGATTCAGGTCATGCCATTTTTGCTCAGTCCTAATGTTATCAAAATTCCAACCAGCCCGTGGTTACAGCTAGCAAATAGCAGGCTTCTGCTTgagactttaaaaatatatttttgggcATTCATCCCCTTCACACATACACCAAATTATCAGCTGTCTATTAGTGTTCACAATGTAAGCTATATTTTTGCCTGTGGCAGTTGTCCTCACTGTTCTGGCAACAAATTCAGGCCATAGTATAAGTGGATGCATCTCCTAGAGAACTGAGTCAGAGTGGTGCATGTATCACCCAGTAAATGGGATCCAGTAAATATTTGCTAGTGATGCAAATCTGATTTAATATAGGGGGAAGTAATAATTGCTAGACATTATATATGTCTCTGAATCTTTTCTCACACTAGTGTTACACATGTCAAATGGGGAACAGTTAATATTAAGCAGCCAGTTTGCATGCTTCTTCAAAGGGCTTTGCAGATATACATATATACCATCATTTATCACTACTGAATTTGGCCCTAAgattgtgtcgtggtttaacctggcaggcagccaaataccacgcagccgctcactcactccccctgcccccccagtgggacggggagagaatcggaagggtaagagtgagaaaaactcgtgggttgagataaagacagtttaatagaacagaaaagggaaaataatgataataaataatgatagaatatacaaaatgagtgatgcacaatgcaattgctcaccacccgcgctgaccgataaccaagtagcgatcggtacttcctggatcacgcctacccttcatatactgagcatgacgtcacatggtatggaataccccattagccagctgggctggctgtcctgattatgttccctcccatctcgtgtacctagctcagtcagtaggcacgggagctgtccttggactaggagggcacttagcaacaactgaaaacatcagtgtgttatcaacattcttctggtactaaatccaaaacacagcactaagaagaaatttaaccctatcccagccgaaaccaggacagattgGCATTGGAATTGCACTATGATATCTTTTATTGCAGTGAGATTTCTGACTTTAAGGAGAATTCCAGTGTTGGGAATATTTTTCCTCCAGTATAGTTGGCTTTAAaagtatttggattttttttccaaggtggTGTTTTTAAGGGCTTTCTACTGTGGTTTTCCCTTATCATAATTACTTGCTTTCAAATAAGGGCTTTACGTTCTCATATTTTACCTTCATTCTACCTGTGCGTTCAGTAAAGACAAGTGCCCAGTTTTATGAGGTGTTATTTCGTTAACAACAAGCAGATGAAAAGATGATTTCATTGccaagtgaaaggaaaagaagctaGGCTTAAACTGGGCttacaggaaaaaagcttttttaagaaCATTTGGGGCCTGGCTTTCTTTTCACTTATGCCTGATTAACTTTATTGTCTTGTCACATTGACACCTACATCCAAGTAGAAGCAGGTCATGTCTCAAAATGAAGCAAGGGCAGGACAAGACTATTCCTCTTTTGGAACAAGTACTCATTTCACCCCAAAGAGGGAGCACATGCAAAACACTTCTCTTGAAAGAGATGTTGGGTCATTCCAGCACCTTTGTCCTTCATTTGCATGTCTGGCAAGACTCTATGAAGACAGAGGAAATTAGTGCGCTATCATCCAGCCTACTTTTACACAGTGTACCAAGGCCTCTCTAGTCAATTTACATCTATTGACCGGAATGGATTCTGAAGCTGTAGACGTCTTCACAGGTTTAACTCTGAGCTATTTTGTGCTCTGTTTAATAATGCCATTGTATCTAAACAGtgagtgtttgtttctttttatctgtgtttgaaattaaaaaaaaaaaaacccgaagagGAAGGCTACAGATGTTCACTGTGCAATGTGGGaaaaatgatgtttctttttaatacaacCTCTCCTCTTTGTTTATTCCCACCAGTTGAATAACTGTGGCAAGCCTTTTCTTCTCAGAAGGGATGTCTTTAGAGGGACAAAACTTAGAAAGATACAATTAGGAGTTACTTGTGGTTGAGTCATTAAAGATCTCTAAGGACATTATTCTGTTTTGGACTAAAAGCGCAGGATGCTTTTATATATAACTTTGTATTCAGTTTCAGTTTTTGGCAGCTGGGGAaatttggggtggggaggggagattGCAGTTtctggaaggagaggaagaaaattacaaaaaaatccaCTACTTCTCACATTTTGTCCTTGAGTTGTAAATTTCCAAGAACACCTTAGTAAATCTGTTCAACATAATTGTAAGTTCTTGTGTTCCATGCTAGGGTAGTATATATCCATCAAATTGTAATTCCAAAAGgtatttttatgctgcttttagAGGAATGGAAGCTCACAATCCACCACTTTAAATTGCTTGTCTAATTCTGCCCTTTATTCAAGAGCTGTGAATCAGAAGCTTTTTTCACTATATGGCTTAAAGGATCTGTGCTGCACTGCACCATGCAGTTTTCTCTGAGAGGAATTAtgagtaataatttttttttaaaagtagtattCTCAGAAAATTTTGAATGATTGGAGGAATCGCAAACAGAACGCTATGATGAGGTGGTTGTTACTCCTTTCTGAACATACGGAAGTCTACTATTAATGCTCTGCACATAACATGCAGTTTATTAATGCATGCCAAGGTTTTTACTCTAGTTTACAGGGCAGACAATTCTGTTGACGAAGTTTCCTTTTACAGAGGGTCAGCTGAGAGTGGATGCCAATGTTTCTGTGCATCACCCTGGAGAACATTATGGAGTGAGGACTGAAGTGAAGAATATCAATAGCATACGATTCCTGGCAAAAGCAGTAGGTAAATGATGGTTGCTTCATTACAGGAGCATTGTAGATATTTTATGTGGTCTGACATGAAATATGTCAAGCTCCTGAATGCAGTAATTGGCCTTAAATGCCCTGACTAGCATCCTCTGGGTGTCCCATCCATGCAGCTTGCCCATGGGTCCAAAAGTCCCATTTAACCTTAGGCTGAGGCCTTCAGACTTCGTCTGGGCTACATCACAGGTGTGCCAGTTTTCAATCCTGGCTCCTGATGGACCTTGGACCTGTTCTGTAGTCTTGTTCCCAGTCCTGTCTCTGGACTTACCTCCTGCTGCTTCTGATTGAACTCCCTGGATGGACCCTGGACCCAACTCATCCCCTCACCTTGACTGAGACTGTCAGTGGACCCTGTTAATAGCACATGCCTCTGCCCATGCTGTTCAGACTAGTGGGACTGCACCAGACAGTAAGGGCACTGCCTGTGCTGtggtcaccctcagctcctggcttATCCCTCCTtgtggagcagccctgctcttgctgcttcctGACAGAATAAATCTTAGTATGGGGTGGTGTGGGGATAGCAGCCGTGTAAGTCTGCAGTTTTCTTGCAGAGGTAGCCCTCTGCCTGCAAGAAGAATAAAGGAAATGTTTCAATGCCTAGCATGTTTAGCACTGAAATATGTTAGAGTAGCTCTGTGTCCTCCAATGTAGATGATTGCTTTCCACTGAGTAGGTAGGTGGCGTGTATGAAGTTCAGATGCAGCTTGAGTATGAGCAAGAAAGGATGATTATTACATCTCCAAAAGAAAACTCAACTGGGTGATTGGAAGGTCACTGGGAATGTATGGCTTGGCTGCCGAGCCTGggagaaaatgttttctatttaaagggaatgaaagaagatgaggaaaacacacaaagaaagaaacagtgcTGGAGAGAGAGACAGTGATTGATAATTCTGCCTGTAACTACTGCTGTTGATTTCATTAAGGTTAAAACAACAAACTATTCCATTATTGCAtagcagtgaaaaatgaaatagtGGAGTGTACAAAAGCTAATAGTGCAGTATAACAagcttactcttttttttttgtttctatcaGACTATGAAATAGAGAGGCAAATTGAAGAACTTGAAAATGGAGGAACAATTCTGAATGAAACAAGAGCCTTTGATTCCAAGCTTGGGTGAGTTTTTATTTTGGAGGAACATCAGGAATAGCAGCGTTAGAGTGCCACGGATACCTAGTGACATGATCAGGAGAGGTAACATGGTATTGCTCAGCTTCTGTCTTCTAAAGCTAATGTTCTCAAGCATAGTCTCCTCATAGGTAGTAATTTATTCTTAAAGTTGAGGCTTTTTCACAACAGATTGTGTGCTACATCAAGCAGTGTCTGTGTGGAAATGACTGCCCTCTTACATACACacattttctgaaataactttaaGAAGCTGTCCTGATCTTCATGAggcaaagtttttgttttgtgtttttgacATAAAACTAATTCTGTGGTGTACCTCTTACCACatcttatttgttttctttttattttaggtgCACTGTACCAATGagagacaaagaaggaaaacaggattatcggtatttttttttaataaagttaacATTTCAAGAATTgagaatttatttcatttcttaagTGTGGTTAGTGTACTGAGCATGTAAAGTTAGTCAGTATAGTGAGTACATATTGGAAGTTTACCTTCCACTGGAAGGGGAAGAGACCTATCAAAATCAGTGCTAGTCTGAATAGTTCAGATCTAGAACTGTGTCTCATCTCTGCTAAAACCCATAGACCTTTCCCAAAAACTAAGCAGGAGTACCTTAGCTCAAAGTGGGTAAGTTGAAGGTTTACTTTGTGGCCAGTACAAGTGTATTCTTAAGAATGCCTGACATAAAATGTAAGAATATTCTGAGTTAAGCATTGCTCCCGCTTTAAGTAAATACTGAGGGAAATGATTTTCAGACAGCAGGCCCTGCTTCTCTATGCTTAAATCTACGCAAATTCTACCACTGATCTTACTAGAGCAGAGCAAGGATTTTGAAAACAACCCACAGACTTTAaatttaaatctgctttttaaattattgtttgtagaaatgcagcagaaaaggCAGTGATCATTTTATGAGTTCCTTATTATGGTAGGGGCTGGCACGAGGATTATTTAACAAGACTAATTcaaacaaatgcaaaagaaaattcattaaaacCTAGGCAAAACTGGTGAGTCTACGATATTTCAAATAAAGACCAGAAAGATTATTACTAGTACTAACATTATTATCAGTATTAAATGGTGTTTTTCAGACTTTTTGTAACTTAGTGCTGCACATTGTACATTAAACTTAGAATCTACGTTTAGgcagatttgaaataaaaattattgtaGTAAATGTAGAGGGTGCCCAATGTCCTTTATTCTGATATTTTTGAACCCTTCATTTGATCATGTAAGAGTGAGTTTTCTGCTTCAATTGCAGTTACTCGAGTGGTTTGAATTGGCCTTCTCTTTAAGGGAGCCTTTTGTTCTGTGATGGCACCCTGCTGAGCACAGTAACTTTGCTTTTAGCACAGCATGAGATTTCATCAAGATTTTTGAAGTTAGTCTGGAAAAGGTTGCAACCTGCCCAGATCATTCCTGGCAGTTGGCTGTCAATCTGTGTTTTTCCCTGCCAGTCTGCTCCCGTTTTGTCCAGATCCACAGTTCCTGCTTGATACCAAAAGGAATGGGTTGTTTCCAtatctattattgttgttgttatttattattattattttgggtGCAGAAGTGTTTTAATTACCCCTTTTCTATCACTGACTCTTTGACAATCCGTGGCAAATactcaaagaaagaaaacacgGGGCTGATCTCTTATTACTTAACAGTGATATACTAAGTCATGAATTCTTAATATTTTGTTTGGTTGAAATAGTAATACAGCTTCCAGGTAAGCATAAACTTGtgatataaattttatttcttgttgtttAGCTTCTGACTGAAAATAGTCATTTTCACTAGGTTCATGCCAGAGCCAAACCTTCCTCCATTGATTCTGTATGATGCTAAATCTTTGCCGGCTAATATGAACCATCAGCAAGTGGTAAATATTGATTGGATTCATGAGAGACTTCCTGACCTCCCCAGTGTGAAGAGAGCAAAGCTCGTTGAACAGTATGGGATTCTTCCTGAGCACAGCTTCACCTTACTGGTAGGTCTATTGATCAAGTGCTGAAATAAGCCTAGAAACTTCAAAGTTGCACAGTTTTTGAAAAGATTTACAAATGTCATATTAACCAGCTGTCAGTTCTCATGGATGTTTTTTAGTTGGAAATATGTCCAATGCATGCTTTGTACCTTGGAGCCATATACACAgaagggtggggaaaaagaaaccatACACGTTGTGCCTAGAAGAAGCATTCTGCATGCAAGGTGCAGTCAAATAACTATTATTTAATATTGATCTTGTCTGTCTACACATGGATGCACCCGTAACTGACTGCAGCAAATGTACAACTTCCTGCTGACAAATCCTTGTCTGCAAGTGCCTGCTCTTCTTGTCTTCGGTTCTGGTACAAGGCTGGGCACATTGTCAGTATTTAACAAATTAATAGATGTGTTTTCCTGActgcagaagcaaaaccaaagttTAAATCTTTCGGGTTCACATGCCCCAGTTGATCTGGCCTccatattattttgaaataaaccagACTTATTCTTAGGTAAATACACAAAATAGCTGTACAGTATCAACTTTGACCTCGCAATGCAATTTACCAGGGTTAGGTTCAGAAGAGgggatgagaaagaaaaggatgtGGCAAATATGGATATAAATAAGGAAATGACAGCAAAATCTCGTAAATTATTCTAAAGGACTTTGAGCTTCTTAAATACAAGCTGCATCATCTCTGTTTGCCAATGATAATGCTGTGTGGGGGCTAGTATACCCACCCAAGATTAGACATTTCACATAGCCAGTTAAGCTAGGACAGTATTCTGCTATGGTTACCTCTGTGATTAGTggagacagaaggaaaagtaaGAGAGTAAGATTCAGAGCAGAACCATAAGTACTTTAAATTGTCCTCTGGAGGAGTTCCTTTCCTTTAACTATAAATGGAGGGAGAGCAGTGCACCTAACTTAACTACCTAATATCCTTCCTTTGTATGTCTGTAATTTAATTCACTTGTACAATAGCTggttctacagaaaaaaaaaattgttctttcttctgaagaaagcTGTTAGGAAAACTGCTCTTGTGGTGGTGTGCCATTTTAGTGAGTTGCAGATCTTCTACTGTTTGGTGGGCAGGTGAGTCGTAAGTCTCATCAAAGTAATGAGGCTGCAGTGATATCATCAAGAGGTGTCAGTAGTATCCTACCTTTCTATTTCGTTTTATAAGCTGGAAAATGTGATTTCGCAACCAGTATTCCTGTCCATGTATGCATTTTTTCACATCAACGTATTTCTCACATATTAAAATAAACCGAGCTCAGAAGGACAGGTAGGTCCTGAACTcttctttctgactttttttattcttctccccctctgtggtgggttgacccctgCCAGCTGCTAAGCaccacagctgctcgctcattccccaCTGCGGGGGGACAGCGGAGAGCATAGGAAGAGCAAATGTGAGGAAActcatggtttgagataaagacacttaaataatttaaggaaagaggaagggaaaaacccAAAAGTGATGCAAATGCAATCACTCACCACGTTCCACAAGCAGATTGATGTGCAGCTAGTTTCCGACCAATGACTACCTCCCGAAAAATTCCCTTGCCTCAGTTTTTCTTGTTGAGCATGGTGTTGTATGACATGGAATATTCCCTTGGTCAATTTGGGTTAGCTGCCCAGGTTGTGTCACCGCCCAGCTTCGtgcccaccctcagcctacttgctgtggggggcagagtggggaaaaagagaaagccgtGATGCTGGGCAAGTCTTGCTCAGCAGTAGCCAGAACGCCGATGTGTTGACAGCACTGCTtattcacaaatccaaaacacagcaccctaCAGGCTGCtcttaagaaaataaactccATCCCAGCAAGACCCAGTACACCCACTCC
This window encodes:
- the GATB gene encoding glutamyl-tRNA(Gln) amidotransferase subunit B, mitochondrial isoform X6, with amino-acid sequence MLPSILSLVMGALRLALQVLNRRCVEAAVMTGLALNCSINKKSLFDRKHYFYADLPAGYQITQQRVPIAVNGSLSYSLCIDNKMSQMVTKTVRIKQIQLEQDSGKSLHDDTRSQTLVDLNRAGVGLMEVVMEPDMCCGEEAAAAVRELQLILQTLGSSQAVMAEGQLRVDANVSVHHPGEHYGVRTEVKNINSIRFLAKAVDYEIERQIEELENGGTILNETRAFDSKLGCTVPMRDKEGKQDYRFMPEPNLPPLILYDAKSLPANMNHQQVVNIDWIHERLPDLPSVKRAKLVEQYGILPEHSFTLLNEDGLTEFFENVVKQTQMKPKKVIGWILNDLLSYLKQHSLTVEESPVSSVLLADLLNLLEKKEISSTAAKQVLAELWKGEGKTPLEIVKEKKLELIQDQKELEQICQAVIDGQENEVMAIKAGNRKVLNKLIGLVQRETQGRSNPVLVKQLLEKKLSE
- the GATB gene encoding glutamyl-tRNA(Gln) amidotransferase subunit B, mitochondrial isoform X5: MAAAARGYSGVWRRAWQRAVACNARGGAVLAGKSGLAPWVPVVGLEIHAQISSNSKLFSGSQVQFAAPPNSLVSFFDASLPGTLPSHQNGSSAVVQKLLTGVLNRRCVEAAVMTGLALNCSINKKSLFDRKHYFYADLPAGYQITQQRVPIAVNGSLSYSLCIDNKMSQMVTKTVRIKQIQLEQDSGKSLHDDTRSQTLVDLNRAGVGLMEVVMEPDMCCGEEAAAAVRELQLILQTLGSSQAVMAEGQLRVDANVSVHHPGEHYGVRTEVKNINSIRFLAKAVDYEIERQIEELENGGTILNETRAFDSKLGCTVPMRDKEGKQDYRFMPEPNLPPLILYDAKSLPANMNHQQVVNIDWIHERLPDLPSVKRAKLVEQYGILPEHSFTLLVLAELWKGEGKTPLEIVKEKKLELIQDQKELEQICQAVIDGQENEVMAIKAGNRKVLNKLIGLVQRETQGRSNPVLVKQLLEKKLSE
- the GATB gene encoding glutamyl-tRNA(Gln) amidotransferase subunit B, mitochondrial isoform X7, encoding MTGLALNCSINKKSLFDRKHYFYADLPAGYQITQQRVPIAVNGSLSYSLCIDNKMSQMVTKTVRIKQIQLEQDSGKSLHDDTRSQTLVDLNRAGVGLMEVVMEPDMCCGEEAAAAVRELQLILQTLGSSQAVMAEGQLRVDANVSVHHPGEHYGVRTEVKNINSIRFLAKAVDYEIERQIEELENGGTILNETRAFDSKLGCTVPMRDKEGKQDYRFMPEPNLPPLILYDAKSLPANMNHQQVVNIDWIHERLPDLPSVKRAKLVEQYGILPEHSFTLLNEDGLTEFFENVVKQTQMKPKKVIGWILNDLLSYLKQHSLTVEESPVSSVLLADLLNLLEKKEISSTAAKQVLAELWKGEGKTPLEIVKEKKLELIQDQKELEQICQAVIDGQENEVMAIKAGNRKVLNKLIGLVQRETQGRSNPVLVKQLLEKKLSE